GAGCAAATAACAAGAAAAGAGAATCAATACATGTGCCGAATATGCAAACCAGTAATCTGAGGGTGTTGAACGTCCCTTAAAATCAACATAGCCCTTCCAAAATTTTTTGTAGGCTTCAATCATAATAAAATCTCCCTTTTTATGTTACTACCAGTCTAACAAGACAAGAGGAGTTTAACAAATCAACTAAAAAACAGCCTAGCGAGGCTGTTAAGTCATTATTATTGCTGTGGATTATTGAAGTTGTTGAATGGGTATTCCACTTTACTTGGTTTACATAGCAAAACAATTAGGATAATCCAACCTACAAGTGGGATAAATGCAACAAAAATATACGGCCAATTGTAGCCAGCATCACGCAAACGACGAACTGTTACAGCAAGACCAGGTAAGAAGGCAGCGACAGCATAAATAAACATGATTAATCCGAGGATAAGCGAAAAAATAGCTAAGACAGTTGAGTCTGTTGCACTTGCGATTCCTCCAAATACTGCTACCACAATATATAGTCCCCAGGTAATTAAAGCATTAACAAGGTATGCAAACCAATAATCTGAACGTGTTGAACGGCCCTCAAAATCTACATAGCCCTCCCAAAACTTCTTATAAGCTTCGATCATAATAAAATCTCCTCATTTTTTGATACTTATAGTATAGCAATAAAAAAAGAATTTGACAAATCAACTAAAAAACAACCTAAGGAGGCTGTTAAGTAACTATCATTGCTGAAGATTATTAAAATTGTTGAAAGGAAATTCTACTTTTGTGGGTTGACAACACAAAACCAACAGTACGATATCACCTATAACAGGCGCATAGCGTAAGAAAATCAATGCCCAGTGAAAACCGGCATCACGTAAGCGACGCACCTGAAGGGCAATAGATGGAATATAGTTAGCAAAACAATATAGCATTGCAAACCCATACAGTAAGCTGAGAATAACATGATAATGACTATTCGGACTATCAAAAACACTTACAACTATAACTATGCTAAATAAAATGATACCTACAATAGTATTCGCTAAAACTGCCAACCAATAGTCTGAGCGAGTTGAACGTCCTGTAAAATCGACATAGCCCATCCAATACTTCTTATAAGCTTTAAACATGGCAAAATCTCCTCATTCTTGATACCACCAGTATATCAGAAGGCCTGTCGTCTAGCAAACCAACTTAAAAAAGCTCCTTCATGGAGCTTGATGGTTTATTCTCTAACTTGTCCTTGTCCGTTAATATAGAACTTGGTTGACGTTAGGGCCTCCAGTCCCATTGGGCCACGGGCGTGCATTTTTTGAGTTGAGATTCCGATTTCAGCCCCCAATCCAAAGACGAAGCCGTCTGTGAAACGGGTTGAGGCATTGACATAGACCGCTGCAGCGTCTACATCATCTTGGAATTGCTCCGCACGACTGATATCCTGAGTCACGATAGCCTCTGAATGCGATGTCGTGTAAGTATTAATCCATTTAATGGCCTCATCAAGGCTGTCTACCACTTTAACAGACATAATATAGTCAAGAAACTCTGTCGCAAAATCTTCTGGTGAAGCTGGTACAGCTTTTTCCATGAGTTTCAGAGCCGTTTCATCTGCACGGAACTCAACAGCTTGAACTTTTGAAATAGCTTTTTCCAAGTTAGGCAAGAAGTCTTCCGCAATATCAGCATGAACGACGAGAGATTCTGCAGCATTACAAACACTTGGTCGCTGTGTTTTGGCATTGATGACAATCTGTGTCGCCATCTCTAAGTTAGCATATTTATCCACATAAATATGACAGTTACCAACACCCGTTTCGATGACAGGAACCTTGGCTTTTTCTTTAACCGTTTGGATGAGACGGGCTCCACCACGAGGGATGAGCAAGTCAACATACTTGGTCGCCGCCATGAGTTCCTCTGCTACCTCATGAGAGGTATCTTCAACCAGCTGAACGGCATCTGCTGTGATACCCGCATTTTCCAAAGCCTTACGGGCTACTGTAACCAAGGCCTTGTTGGAATTGATGGCATCACGTCCTCCTCGGAGAATGATAGCATTATTGGTTTTAAAGGCAAGGCTAAAGGCATCGATTGAGACATTGGGACGGCTCTCAAAAATCATAGCGATAACACCCATAGGAACACGCTTTTGAACGATTTTGAGACCATCCAGATTCGTATAGCCACGAACCACTTGACCAATTGGATCCTGAAGGTCTGCCACCTGACGGACACCCTCAGCAATCCCTGCGATACGGTCTTCCGTTAAGAGCAAGCGGTCTTGCATAATCTCTGAAATACCATTTTCCTTGGCATTGGCCATATCCTTAGCATTTTCAGTGATAATATAGGCACTCTCAGCTACTAGAGCTTTAGCTACTTGATTTAAAAGGTCGTTTTTAGCTGCTGTTGACAATTTAGCAATCTGACGACCTGCCACCTTGGCCTGCTGGCCCAATGTATCAATATATGTCATCTTAGTCCTCCTGTTTAAAGAGTGTACCAATCTTGGCTCCTTCTAGGACACGAAGAATGTCACGTGGATTTTCACCATTCATCAAAACCATTTGGCTTTGATTTTCAAAAACCATCTGAGCTGACTTAATCTTACTCATCATACCACCCGTACCAAATTTACTACCGGCACCACCAGCTGAGGCTATAATTTCCTCTGTAATCTCTGGGACATAGCTACGAAGGGTCGCATCCTCATAGACATTTGGGTTCTTATCAAAGAGCCCATCAATATCTGACAACATGATGAGTAGGTCTGCACCAACAATCTTAGCAACGATAGCAGACAAGCGGTCATTGTCTCCAAACTTAGTCGCATGGTCCATTTCATCTACGCTGACAGCGTCATTTTCATTCACAACTGGGACAACTCCAAGCTCGAAGAGGCTCTCAAAGGCATTGATGGCATTGGCCAAACTCTCGGGATACTCAACCACATCACGCGTCAAAAGCAACTGAGATACCTTGGTCTGATAATGTGAAAAGACCTGAGAATAAAGGCTCATCATAGCTACCTGCCCTACACTTGAGACAGCCTGTTGCTTACCAACTTCTGCTGGGCGTTTCTCAAGGTCTAGAACATTGAGACCAAAGCCCATGGCACCAGAGGATACGAGGACAACCTCAATTCCTTTATTATGCAAGCTAGAAATAACAAAAGCTAATTGATCGATTTTTTCAAGATTAATTTTCCCTGATGGTAAAACCAGAGAGCTAGTCCCGATTTTGATAACCAGGCGTTTTACTGAGTCAAAATTTCGTTTCATGTTTATGATTATACACTAAATTCAGGTATTTTAACATATATAATGCATAAGTTTACATATTAAGGATTTTCAGTAAAAAAGAATCCCTCCAATCGGAGAGACTCTTTAAACAGTTTGTTCTAGGCAAAAAACATGGCTCTAATACGTTTCCAACGTCTGCGATCAACAAAGAGATAAACGATTAGGACAACTAAAGCTATAAGCCCAGATACTATAGCATTGACTACTAAGGCAATCCAGAACTTACTTGCAAAGAAAACAATACCTCCTAGCAAGGCAGCGATGAAAATTGTAAGAATAAAGATACCCATATAGAGCCACTGTCCGCCACCTCGATTGAAGAGCTGGGTAACTTCCTGCCAATTCACTTCCAACAATTTAAGGTCACGTTCAAAGTAATAACCACCTACAAGATAGGTTGTTACGAGAAAACCAAGAGTGAAACTTGCTACCAAAATCAGATGGAGATGTGCAAGGAAGATTAAACCAAGTCCTCCTAGTAAGAGGGATACACCGACTTGCAAGGCATAGAAAAGCCAGAACTTTTGACGAAGATAGTCACCCGTATTGATTGGCAGGCTACGAATAAAGTCAAAGTTTGTCCCCTCTAAGGATGTTGCTACACCAAGAAAACTTGTTGGTTGAGCTGAAAAGAAACCAAAGGCAATTCCGACCAAAAGCAGGAGTCCGAAATAGTCTGGGCCCAGATCTTTCAAAAATACCGCACCCCCACCTAACATGATCATATATAAGACCGGCACCACATAGGTATTGATAATGAGGGTTGAATTCCCCAAAGTAGATAAATGATGGCGGATCAAGACCTGTCTTTGGCTTCGAGTAACAGCTTTGGCCTGAGGCTTTCTAGCCTTTTGGTTATAAATGGCTTCGTGGAAATAACGAGGCATTCTGACCTTATAAAACCAAAAGCCCAAGATAAGCACTAAGATAAGAGGAAGATAGAAATTTAGTAGAGCCTCCGGAGATAGAGGGGCAGCTACGACATCATAGTAACCTCTTAGATAAGGAAGCAAAGGAAAATCGGCATGTCCAGCACCATCAACATAGCCTTTAATAAAACCAACCAACATAATAGGCAACATAATCAATAGGGTTGACAGGGTCATCAAAATGGTTGAATAGAGCTTTTTATGAGAACTACGAACAATCAGCGTTCCAATACT
The DNA window shown above is from Streptococcus salivarius and carries:
- a CDS encoding DUF805 domain-containing protein; this translates as MIEAYKKFWEGYVDFEGRSTRSDYWFAYLVNALITWGLYIVVAVFGGIASATDSTVLAIFSLILGLIMFIYAVAAFLPGLAVTVRRLRDAGYNWPYIFVAFIPLVGWIILIVLLCKPSKVEYPFNNFNNPQQ
- a CDS encoding ABC transporter permease, encoding MNWNHVWELFKINLLYANPQAVTNLQKRQEKKKKANFSIVNAMLRQQLLILIIFTVVYSYLFVGVDYKANPGVLTLYLLTFSIMGLLQTFTALYSTFYDSKDSKAYLPLPLKPSEVFLAKTLSGSMVGMTFMVPILSLLILAYWQFIGPLGIVVGLLIFIVSLFINLVFSVILSNSIGTLIVRSSHKKLYSTILMTLSTLLIMLPIMLVGFIKGYVDGAGHADFPLLPYLRGYYDVVAAPLSPEALLNFYLPLILVLILGFWFYKVRMPRYFHEAIYNQKARKPQAKAVTRSQRQVLIRHHLSTLGNSTLIINTYVVPVLYMIMLGGGAVFLKDLGPDYFGLLLLVGIAFGFFSAQPTSFLGVATSLEGTNFDFIRSLPINTGDYLRQKFWLFYALQVGVSLLLGGLGLIFLAHLHLILVASFTLGFLVTTYLVGGYYFERDLKLLEVNWQEVTQLFNRGGGQWLYMGIFILTIFIAALLGGIVFFASKFWIALVVNAIVSGLIALVVLIVYLFVDRRRWKRIRAMFFA
- a CDS encoding glutamate-5-semialdehyde dehydrogenase, with product MTYIDTLGQQAKVAGRQIAKLSTAAKNDLLNQVAKALVAESAYIITENAKDMANAKENGISEIMQDRLLLTEDRIAGIAEGVRQVADLQDPIGQVVRGYTNLDGLKIVQKRVPMGVIAMIFESRPNVSIDAFSLAFKTNNAIILRGGRDAINSNKALVTVARKALENAGITADAVQLVEDTSHEVAEELMAATKYVDLLIPRGGARLIQTVKEKAKVPVIETGVGNCHIYVDKYANLEMATQIVINAKTQRPSVCNAAESLVVHADIAEDFLPNLEKAISKVQAVEFRADETALKLMEKAVPASPEDFATEFLDYIMSVKVVDSLDEAIKWINTYTTSHSEAIVTQDISRAEQFQDDVDAAAVYVNASTRFTDGFVFGLGAEIGISTQKMHARGPMGLEALTSTKFYINGQGQVRE
- a CDS encoding DUF805 domain-containing protein, which translates into the protein MFKAYKKYWMGYVDFTGRSTRSDYWLAVLANTIVGIILFSIVIVVSVFDSPNSHYHVILSLLYGFAMLYCFANYIPSIALQVRRLRDAGFHWALIFLRYAPVIGDIVLLVLCCQPTKVEFPFNNFNNLQQ
- the proB gene encoding glutamate 5-kinase, whose product is MKRNFDSVKRLVIKIGTSSLVLPSGKINLEKIDQLAFVISSLHNKGIEVVLVSSGAMGFGLNVLDLEKRPAEVGKQQAVSSVGQVAMMSLYSQVFSHYQTKVSQLLLTRDVVEYPESLANAINAFESLFELGVVPVVNENDAVSVDEMDHATKFGDNDRLSAIVAKIVGADLLIMLSDIDGLFDKNPNVYEDATLRSYVPEITEEIIASAGGAGSKFGTGGMMSKIKSAQMVFENQSQMVLMNGENPRDILRVLEGAKIGTLFKQED